Proteins encoded within one genomic window of Triticum aestivum cultivar Chinese Spring chromosome 2D, IWGSC CS RefSeq v2.1, whole genome shotgun sequence:
- the LOC123052083 gene encoding 40S ribosomal protein Sa-2 has protein sequence MAAEGGGVRALSQREQDIQMMLAADVHLGTKNCDFQMERYVYKRRTDGIYIINLGKTWEKLQMAARVIVAIENPQDIIVQSARPYGQRAVLKFAQYTGANAIAGRHTPGTFTNQMQTSFSEPRLLILTDPRTDHQPIKESALGNIPTIAFCDTDSPMRYVDIGIPANNKGKQSIGCLFWLLARMVLQMRGTILPGHKWEIMVDLFFYRDPEEAKELEEDEALGAPEYAAVAEYTAPAGDTWGAEWPGAAAPAAAVEAPAGAEWTGAPAPAADGWDAVAAPAPTGWEQGSAPAPAAAPAATQNWE, from the exons ATGGCGGCTGAAGGCGGTGGCGTCCGGGCGCTGTCCCAGCGCGAGCAGGACATCCAGATGATGCTCGCCGCCGACGTCCACCTCGGCACCAAGAACTGCGACTTCCAGATGGAGCGCTACGTCTACAAGCGCCGCACTGACG GCATTTACATCATCAACCTTGGCAAGACCTGGGAGAAGCTTCAGATGGCCGCAAGGGTCATTGTTGCCATTGAAAACCCTCAGGATATCATTGTGCAATCTGCTAGGCCCTATGGACAGAGGGCTGTCCTCAAGTTTGCCCAGTACACTGGTGCTAACGCCATTGCTGGAAGGCACACTCCTGGTACATTCACCAACCAGATGCAGACTTCATTCAGTGAGCCACGCCTTCTTATCCTGACCGACCCCAGGACTGATCACCAG CCTATCAAGGAGTCTGCACTTGGAAACATCCCCACCATTGCCTTCTGCGACACTGACTCTCCTATGCGTTACGTTGATATTGGCATTCCTGCTAACAACAAGGGGAAGCAGAGCATTGGTTGCCTATTTTGGCTGCTCGCCAGGATGGTTCTGCAGATGCGTGGTACCATTCTCCCAGGACACAAGTGGGAAATCATG GTTGATCTGTTCTTCTACAGGGACCCAGAGGAAGCTAAGGAGCTTGAGGAAGATGAGGCTTTGGGTGCTCCTGAGTACGCTGCAGTTGCAGAGTACACTGCCCCAGCGGGAGATACCTGGGGTGCTGAATGGCCAGGAGCTGCAGCTCCAGCTGCTGCCGTCGAAGCCCCGGCTGGTGCTGAGTGGACTGGTGCTCCAG CTCCTGCGGCCGATGGATGGGATGCCGTTGCAGCACCTGCCCCTACTGGCTGGGAACAGGGCAGTGCTCCGGCACCTGCAGCAGCACCAGCTGCTACTCAGAACTGGGAGTGA